In Mycolicibacterium phocaicum, one DNA window encodes the following:
- the cobN gene encoding cobaltochelatase subunit CobN, with amino-acid sequence MPTVLLLSTSDTDLITARASGAEYRWANPSRLIDGELADLLAGVDLAVVRVLGGYRTWQDDIDAVVATGVPTVVLSGEQTPDADLMSHSTVPAGVALQAHIYLAQGGVTNLRHLHAFLSDTVLMTGFGFGEPESTPSWGLLERSSDADGPTVAVLYYRAQQLAGNTAYIDALCRAIEAAGGRPLPIFCASLRTAEPELIELLGTADALITTVLAAGGATPALASAGGDDDNWNVAHLAALDIPILQGLCLASSRAQWDDNDDGLTPLDVASQVAVPEFDGRIITVPFSFKEIDSEGLISYVADPERCERVARLAVRHARLKHISPAEKRVALVFSAYPTKHARIGNAVGLDTPASAVALLRAMRDAGYRIGDIPGVDAEDGDALIHAMIEKGGQDPDWLSTEALEANPVRVSAKDYRAWFATLPAELTDAVTEHWGEAPGELFVDRSQDPDGEIVIAAMVSDNIVLIVQPPRGFGENPVAIYHDPDLPPSHHYLAAYHWINKHFGADVMIHLGKHGNLEWLPGKTLGMSAACGTDAALGDLPLVYPFLVNDPGEGTQAKRRAHAVLVDHLIPPMARAETYGDIARLEQLLDEHSTISALDPGKLPAIRQQIWTLMRAAKMDHDLGLEDRPDEDVFDDMLLHVDGWLCEIKDVQIRDGLHILGQAPDGEAELDLVLAILRARQLFGGEQSVPGLREALGLAEDGSAEREAVDAAEGQARDLVAALQKSGWDAATVDSITDNAEVAKVLRFAATEVVPRLRATSREIDQILHALGGGFIAAGPSGSPLRGLVNVLPTGRNFYSVDPKAVPSKLAWETGAAMADSLLERYRTDYGRWPESVGLSVWGTSAMRTAGDDIAEVLALLGVRPIWDDASRRVVGLEPIALAELGRPRVDVTVRISGFFRDAFPHVVTMLDDAVQLVAGLDESAEDNYVRAHSQVDIADHGDQRRATTRIFGSKPGTYGAGLLQLIDSRNWRDDADLAEVYTAWGGFAYGRGLDGAPATDDMNRAYRRISVAAKNTDTREHDIADSDDYFQYHGGMVATVRALTGKDPAAYIGDNTRPDAVRTRTLSEETTRVFRARVVNPRWMTAMRRHGYKGAFEMAATVDYLFGYDATAGVMADWMYEQLTQSYVLDPENRKFMSESNPWALHGMAERLLEAAGRGMWAEPESATLDGLKQVLLETEGELEG; translated from the coding sequence GTGCCGACCGTACTGCTGCTCTCGACGTCCGACACCGATCTGATCACCGCCCGCGCCAGCGGCGCCGAGTACCGGTGGGCCAATCCGTCGCGGTTGATCGACGGCGAACTGGCGGACCTCCTGGCCGGTGTGGACCTGGCCGTGGTTCGAGTGTTGGGCGGTTATCGCACCTGGCAGGACGATATCGACGCCGTCGTCGCGACCGGTGTTCCGACCGTGGTGCTGTCGGGGGAGCAGACACCCGATGCCGACCTGATGAGTCACTCGACCGTCCCCGCCGGCGTCGCGCTGCAAGCGCACATCTACCTGGCGCAGGGCGGCGTGACCAACCTGCGTCATCTGCACGCCTTCCTCTCCGACACCGTCCTGATGACCGGCTTCGGCTTCGGTGAACCCGAATCGACCCCGAGCTGGGGGCTGCTCGAGCGCTCGTCGGACGCTGATGGTCCCACCGTCGCGGTGCTCTACTACCGCGCCCAGCAGCTGGCCGGCAACACCGCCTACATCGACGCGCTGTGCCGGGCCATCGAGGCGGCCGGCGGGCGTCCGCTGCCGATCTTCTGCGCCTCGCTCCGCACCGCCGAACCCGAGCTCATCGAACTGCTGGGGACCGCCGACGCCCTCATCACCACGGTGCTGGCGGCCGGCGGTGCGACGCCGGCCCTGGCCAGCGCCGGCGGCGACGACGACAACTGGAACGTCGCGCACCTGGCTGCCCTCGACATCCCGATCCTGCAGGGCCTGTGCCTCGCCAGCTCGCGTGCCCAATGGGACGACAACGACGACGGTCTGACGCCGCTGGATGTCGCGTCGCAGGTGGCGGTGCCGGAGTTCGACGGCCGCATCATCACCGTCCCGTTCTCGTTCAAGGAGATCGACAGCGAGGGCCTGATCTCGTACGTTGCCGACCCCGAGCGCTGCGAGCGCGTCGCGCGGCTGGCCGTCCGCCACGCTCGACTGAAGCACATCTCGCCGGCGGAAAAGCGCGTCGCGCTGGTGTTCTCGGCGTACCCGACCAAGCACGCCCGCATCGGCAACGCCGTCGGCCTCGACACCCCGGCCAGCGCCGTCGCGCTGCTGCGCGCCATGCGCGACGCCGGCTACCGCATCGGCGACATCCCCGGCGTCGACGCCGAAGATGGCGACGCGCTGATCCACGCCATGATCGAAAAGGGCGGCCAGGACCCCGACTGGCTCAGCACCGAGGCGCTCGAGGCCAACCCCGTCCGCGTGTCGGCCAAGGACTACCGGGCGTGGTTCGCGACCCTGCCCGCCGAACTCACCGACGCGGTCACCGAACATTGGGGCGAGGCGCCCGGTGAACTTTTCGTCGACCGCTCGCAGGACCCCGACGGCGAAATCGTCATCGCGGCAATGGTTTCCGACAACATCGTGCTCATCGTCCAGCCGCCCCGCGGCTTCGGCGAGAACCCCGTCGCGATCTACCACGACCCCGACCTGCCGCCGAGCCATCACTATCTGGCGGCCTACCACTGGATCAACAAGCACTTCGGCGCCGACGTGATGATCCACCTGGGCAAGCACGGCAACCTCGAATGGCTGCCCGGTAAGACGCTCGGCATGTCCGCGGCCTGCGGCACCGACGCCGCGCTCGGCGACCTGCCGCTGGTGTACCCGTTCCTCGTCAACGACCCCGGCGAGGGCACGCAGGCCAAGCGCCGCGCGCACGCCGTCCTGGTCGACCACCTGATCCCGCCGATGGCCCGCGCCGAGACCTACGGCGACATCGCCCGGCTGGAACAACTGCTCGACGAGCACTCGACCATCTCGGCGCTGGACCCCGGCAAGCTCCCGGCGATCCGGCAGCAGATCTGGACGCTGATGCGCGCCGCCAAGATGGACCACGATCTGGGGCTGGAGGACCGGCCCGACGAGGACGTCTTCGACGACATGCTGCTGCACGTCGACGGCTGGCTGTGCGAGATCAAGGACGTCCAGATCCGCGACGGGCTGCACATCCTGGGCCAGGCGCCGGACGGCGAGGCCGAACTGGACCTGGTGCTGGCCATCCTGCGGGCGCGGCAGCTGTTCGGTGGCGAGCAGTCGGTGCCGGGCCTGCGCGAGGCCCTGGGGCTGGCCGAAGACGGATCTGCCGAACGTGAGGCCGTCGACGCGGCCGAGGGCCAGGCCCGGGATCTGGTTGCGGCACTGCAGAAGTCCGGCTGGGACGCTGCCACCGTCGACAGCATCACCGACAACGCGGAGGTCGCCAAGGTGCTGCGGTTCGCCGCCACCGAGGTCGTGCCGCGGCTGCGCGCGACCAGCCGCGAGATCGACCAGATTCTGCACGCCCTCGGCGGCGGCTTCATCGCGGCCGGACCGTCGGGCTCACCGTTGCGTGGTCTCGTGAACGTGCTGCCCACCGGGCGCAACTTCTATTCCGTCGACCCCAAGGCCGTCCCGTCGAAGCTGGCGTGGGAAACCGGTGCGGCGATGGCGGATTCGCTGCTGGAGCGCTACCGCACCGACTACGGCCGCTGGCCCGAGTCGGTGGGGCTCTCGGTCTGGGGCACGTCGGCCATGCGCACCGCGGGCGACGACATCGCCGAAGTGCTTGCGCTGCTCGGTGTTCGGCCCATCTGGGATGACGCGTCGCGCCGCGTGGTCGGGCTGGAGCCCATCGCGCTGGCCGAGCTGGGCCGCCCGCGCGTCGACGTCACCGTCCGCATCTCCGGTTTCTTCCGCGACGCCTTCCCGCATGTGGTGACCATGCTCGACGACGCCGTCCAGCTGGTGGCCGGACTCGACGAATCGGCCGAGGACAACTACGTCCGCGCCCATTCGCAGGTCGACATCGCTGACCACGGCGACCAGCGGCGTGCCACCACAAGGATTTTCGGTTCCAAGCCGGGAACCTACGGCGCCGGTCTGCTGCAGCTCATCGACAGCCGCAACTGGCGTGACGACGCCGACCTGGCCGAGGTGTACACCGCGTGGGGTGGCTTCGCGTACGGCCGCGGCCTCGACGGCGCCCCGGCGACCGACGACATGAACCGGGCGTACCGGCGAATCTCGGTGGCGGCCAAGAACACCGACACCCGCGAGCACGACATCGCCGACTCCGACGACTACTTCCAGTACCACGGCGGCATGGTCGCGACGGTCCGGGCACTGACCGGCAAGGACCCCGCCGCGTACATCGGCGACAACACCCGGCCCGACGCCGTCCGCACCCGCACGCTTTCCGAAGAGACCACGCGGGTGTTCCGGGCGCGCGTCGTCAACCCGCGCTGGATGACCGCCATGCGCCGGCACGGCTACAAGGGCGCCTTCGAGATGGCGGCCACCGTCGACTACCTGTTCGGGTACGACGCCACCGCGGGCGTGATGGCCGACTGGATGTACGAGCAGCTGACGCAGAGCTACGTCCTGGACCCGGAGAACCGCAAGTTCATGAGCGAGTCCAATCCGTGGGCGCTGCACGGCATGGCCGAGCGGCTGCTGGAGGCCGCCGGCCGCGGTATGTGGGCCGAACCGGAATCCGCCACGCTCGACGGACTCAAGCAGGTGCTGCTGGAGACCGAAGGGGAGTTGGAGGGCTAG
- a CDS encoding DUF7715 family protein — MKILVATALTQGARGNDYNYCVPGELVWVQDACDRDRLDPEGGCGCGRGFAGLASHRATTTAQVIDAEMTRQELVLAMRTSLTDGGWPPEWAEEIADENLAMAAAFETGTVIERRLEEFWPRNAA, encoded by the coding sequence ATGAAAATCCTTGTGGCGACGGCGCTTACTCAGGGTGCTCGCGGAAACGACTACAACTACTGCGTCCCGGGGGAACTCGTGTGGGTTCAGGATGCATGCGACCGCGACCGTCTCGATCCCGAAGGCGGATGCGGATGCGGCCGGGGTTTTGCCGGTCTGGCATCGCATCGCGCCACCACCACTGCTCAGGTCATTGATGCGGAGATGACCCGGCAAGAGCTGGTGCTCGCAATGCGGACCAGCCTCACAGACGGCGGATGGCCACCCGAGTGGGCTGAAGAGATCGCCGACGAGAACCTCGCCATGGCTGCAGCATTCGAGACCGGGACAGTGATCGAACGTCGACTCGAGGAGTTCTGGCCACGAAACGCCGCCTAG
- a CDS encoding PPOX class F420-dependent oxidoreductase yields the protein MALTFADVATANYVLLTTFTKDGRPKPTAVWAVPDGDRLLVISEAKAWKVKRIRNTPRVTVAKCDMRGNPKSEAVEATAAILDKSQLGTVYDGIGKRYGLLGKAFNFFSKLRGGMENNVALELRAA from the coding sequence ATGGCTCTCACCTTCGCCGATGTCGCCACCGCGAACTACGTCCTGCTGACCACGTTCACCAAGGACGGCCGGCCCAAGCCGACCGCCGTCTGGGCGGTCCCGGACGGTGACCGGCTGCTGGTCATCTCCGAGGCCAAGGCTTGGAAGGTCAAGCGGATCCGGAACACCCCGCGCGTGACGGTCGCCAAGTGCGACATGCGCGGCAACCCGAAGAGCGAGGCCGTCGAGGCGACGGCGGCGATCCTGGACAAGTCGCAGCTGGGCACGGTCTACGACGGCATCGGCAAGCGCTACGGATTGCTCGGCAAGGCCTTCAACTTCTTCTCCAAGCTGCGCGGCGGTATGGAGAACAACGTCG